In Chthoniobacterales bacterium, a single window of DNA contains:
- a CDS encoding site-specific integrase, with protein MSKAKNAWPKVKRTINHGKPVWLADARKNGIGPRQFFPTKKQAEEWAETFRTDLATHGTKSFEEPALAAFDLQPRDAIKFALDLHERYFHELRGYGKTIADALEIGTAHFRRLYSSVPLIDAIAELVRSKRLAGKSDDYCQRLAYRPGRLLTAYPVEETRTREQILDLKKIFPKLAVSDDPEQAVNVGKALSAYTTEDLESFLSQFEQPGTRNTFRRDLCTLWSFGSANARKWCDASVATDIEIVESGEEFEEIEILAVKEVQSLLLNGDEHTIPGTVIAGFSNLRQSELIKRANKKPGEKTGQLLRLDWSDVHLDERVVVVGAKLAKTKKRRTVEIPENAVEWLLPYARKSGPVVPTDFRYRFDIARVKSGFTATAPGRHSAQLQALLRDVSEKGIVLKPWPNNGLRHSAISYKVALTRDIAKVATESGNSPAVIAEHYLNLVMPSAAAAYYDIRPPAVEVSAFTVEQMRQILSLGESSSDEEVETAWAKRRRKRNR; from the coding sequence ATGTCGAAGGCGAAAAACGCATGGCCGAAGGTCAAAAGGACAATCAACCACGGCAAGCCAGTCTGGCTTGCTGACGCTCGAAAAAATGGCATTGGCCCACGTCAGTTCTTCCCGACGAAAAAGCAGGCAGAAGAATGGGCGGAAACTTTCCGTACGGACCTTGCCACGCATGGCACAAAGAGCTTTGAAGAACCGGCATTGGCGGCGTTCGACCTGCAACCGCGAGATGCCATCAAGTTTGCCCTCGACCTCCACGAACGCTATTTCCACGAGTTGCGGGGATACGGAAAGACCATTGCTGACGCGCTGGAAATTGGAACCGCTCACTTCCGTCGTCTTTACTCTTCGGTCCCCCTCATCGACGCGATTGCAGAGCTTGTACGCTCGAAGAGGCTGGCTGGAAAGTCAGACGACTATTGCCAGCGGCTAGCCTATCGCCCCGGACGATTGCTGACTGCCTACCCTGTCGAAGAAACGCGTACCCGTGAACAGATTTTGGATTTGAAAAAGATTTTCCCGAAGCTCGCTGTGAGCGACGACCCCGAGCAGGCGGTGAATGTGGGCAAGGCGCTTTCCGCCTACACAACGGAAGATCTTGAAAGCTTCCTCTCACAATTCGAGCAACCCGGCACTCGCAACACATTTCGCCGCGATCTGTGCACGCTTTGGAGCTTCGGCAGCGCCAACGCTCGCAAATGGTGTGACGCCTCCGTTGCAACGGACATCGAAATCGTCGAGAGCGGGGAGGAGTTCGAGGAAATTGAAATACTGGCCGTGAAGGAAGTTCAATCTCTCCTCCTCAACGGCGACGAGCATACCATTCCCGGCACGGTGATCGCAGGATTTTCCAACCTCCGGCAATCGGAACTCATCAAACGAGCGAACAAGAAACCGGGGGAAAAAACCGGGCAGCTTCTCCGGTTGGACTGGTCGGACGTCCACCTTGACGAGCGCGTTGTTGTTGTGGGTGCCAAGCTCGCGAAAACGAAAAAGCGCCGCACGGTCGAGATTCCCGAAAATGCGGTAGAGTGGCTGCTCCCCTACGCCCGCAAATCCGGCCCGGTCGTCCCTACAGATTTCCGGTATCGTTTCGACATCGCACGGGTGAAGTCCGGTTTTACGGCAACAGCACCAGGCCGACACAGCGCACAACTTCAAGCCTTGCTGCGGGACGTGTCCGAAAAAGGCATCGTGTTGAAGCCCTGGCCGAACAATGGGCTGAGGCATTCCGCTATTTCCTACAAAGTGGCGTTAACTCGTGATATTGCCAAGGTTGCCACGGAATCCGGCAATAGCCCCGCGGTAATTGCCGAGCACTATCTGAACCTCGTGATGCCTTCGGCTGCCGCAGCGTATTATGACATTCGCCCACCAGCCGTCGAAGTGAGTGCCTTCACTGTCGAGCAAATGCGTCAAATACTCAGTTTGGGGGAAAGCTCATCTGATGAAGAGGTAGAAACAGCATGGGCAAAGAGGCGGAGAAAGAGAAACCGGTAG